In Gracilinanus agilis isolate LMUSP501 chromosome 1, AgileGrace, whole genome shotgun sequence, the sequence CTATGAGAGTGAGAAGCAAATAAGACAGTAAGATAATATTGAGAGAAAAGCAAAGAGGCCTCAGGAGAGAGGGGAGGCAGAACACTTTAATTTTTTGTAACCTTTTGTTTTATACAGATTAGCACACACATAAACTTACTCATTGAGTTAAAAGTCAGACAAATTGTTCCTTAGGGTCCTATTAAGTTCCTGCCATGCCTTCCTTTaactccaagttaaaaaaaataacatataatcATGTTCTTATAGGGAAGTATAATCAGAGGTCACTTACTAAATGCTAAGTCACTTAAAATTCTAGACTAAAATGTTAAGTTACACATATacttgggtagctaggtggcattgtggatcgagtgctggtcctggagtcaggaagatctgaattcaagatcagcctcatatatttactagccatgaccctgggcaaatcacttaacctgatttgcctgttatctcatctgtaaaatgagctggagaaggaaagccataccactccagtatcttttgactcctaaatgaggtcatgaagagttagacaaaaCTCAAAGGACTTAAAAATACATACACTTACATTGAGtacattttgctttttcttagGTATGGGACAGATTAACCAGAGGCTAATTTGAGAAACTAAGTAAGTGATAACTAGTTAAAGTGCTTACCTGAAAGAAATTTCATCTGCTACTTTTTCTTCAGGATCCTCTTCTGTAATCTCATACCGACCTTTATAATTCATTTCTAATCTGTTTCCTATTCTGTCTTTAATAGGCCGTTTACGTTTGAGATGGCTTggtccattttcttcttcttttggacTGGGTTTTTTGTCGTCATGCATATATTCATCTAATTCTTTGTCTAGTTTTCCAGTCTGTTGTTGTGATTCTCTCATTAACTTCTTAGCCAGCAAATAATTATAAGTCTCTGACTGTCTGCTTTTGTCAATGTTGCCCTCCATTCCCAGTATACAAAGTTCATTAGCTACTGCATCTTGACTCTGTTCCTGTAGCACTGCACCCCATATGTTATTGatcttcttccctcccagaaTGTGCTGTTTCTGATTGTTCTGTCCAAATTGAAAAGGCTCTGGTTTGGGAAGAGGATTAAAacatttctgtctctttcttttccaaagaCAGCTGTCATCATCTGAATCAGAAAAGCTTTCCTCACTTGATTCTACACCCTTAATAGTTCGATAATGTGATACTGGGGAGACTGAAATGCTGCTCTGGAAAGGCCTGAATGAAATGTTGCCATCTGGTATTTTCTGCAAATGAATAAAACACAGTCACCTTCAAAAAGGCTTAAGCAATTAAAACCTACATTAGCATttgccatttaaaaaagaaaaacaattcaacaCAACACTTACATTAAACCTGGCCCACTCTAAAATCAAACTAGACTTCAAAGAAAGTTCTGTGACCAAACTAGTTTCtagttttcaaaaataatttcatatggaatttgacaactgaaaaaatataaaatagtactGCTAAGGCAATATGCTTTATTAAAATTTCTTACTTAACAAAAAAGACCACAGCATAGGATTATAATCTGAGTTTATCagctctaaaaaaaaaattcaggctatagatttttaaaagttactgcTAGTATATTTTAAAGTGAAAAGCTAAACAATGGCCATTTGAACTAATCTATCCCTTTGaaattcttctgttttaaaaaaggTTCCTTTTAAGACTGGTCAGTGGTTGTTTCCctcttaaaaggaaaatgactactGGTCAGTGATTCTGGCTTCCTTACATTTAATGCTATGGCATCTGTGAAAGAGCATCGGTTTTAAATAATCCCTGGTTAATTTTAACTTATCTAGGGTAGCCTTAAAAACAAATACGaaagctttattatttttaaaattatttagttcTTCATAAGTAAAACACCTGAAAAGATGCACGAGTTGGATTTTGTATTTAACACATCACTTAATAAGAAACAGATAGCACATAGAATATTCGCTCTAGTCATTTGTTTGAGCTGAATAGCAAGCACTCTCTCCACTCTCAAGAACCTTACAATATTTAGTAAAGGAATGAAGATATCAAACATTACAAATTAAAATTAGGCTTAAATGTGTGGTGTGGCCAAACCAATCCTGCTCAACAAGCTCCTGAAAGGCTGTAAGACTAGAAAGTGAATCTGTGATTTCGATGGTATAGGTAATTACCAAATGAGAAAAGCCACACTTTACCATGCAGTTTGGTACCTTTTCTGCAAACTATAACCCTGAGTTGTCTATAATACTAAGTGAATTCACACCTAGCCGAATATGCTGGAACTTGAAAAACATACTTCTGACTCAAAGGCTGGCTTTCTAGTCATTATTACATAACAGTGCTTGTCTCCTAGAATGTGTTtgataaatgctggttgattgattgCCGTGCAGGTTCTGCTACCTATCCGCAAAGGCCAGGTTATCTCATTCCCCAGGCCTGGGAGAGAGGCGAGTGACAGTGACGcacctcctccctcccattcctcACCGGCTGCGGAGACTGCAAGGGCTGGTCGCTATTTGTTATCGTGTCCGTCATGTCAGAATCCGACTCGGAGAGTTCACCATCTTCCATCCCCCGAACATCGAGCGCCATTTTCGGCTCTTCGGAGAAACCGTAGCAGCAGGCACTTCCGGTAGGAAGTGGCTCCGCTAAGTCTAGTTCCTTTTCCTACTCCCAGCCTGTCTGGGGTGGAGCGAAGGGCTGGTTTCGCGCCTATTCTTACTCcgtcccctccccctccccctctcctcccctgcaTGCTGCAAGTTTAATTTTCCTGAGCCAAAGCTCAGAGCGCTGAACTTTTTAGCTAACCTAGTCAACATTGTTTCCTCTCATAATTTCTCacaattatacccattttactgCTATGGAAAATTAGACTTCTTCAAAAAGGACTAAAGGAGACTTTAGAGTACATTGCCCCTACATCTTTTTGTACATACAAAACCAgtgcagttaaaattagaagggaagcaggtAAATCGGAAGGGGGTTTGCATAAATTTCTCTGATGGGGCTCTCATTTCCCcccccttactttttgtcttaaaatcgaGTATCGTTTGCAATATACCAGGagtgtaagggctgggcagttggggttaaatgacttgtgtcccaagccaaacttgaactcaggttctctgagccttggggtgggggggggaaagggagaatctAATTTCCAAGGTTTGtagggaactgattcaaatttatataaAAGCCATTCTCCAAGATAAGTGGATTTAAAAAggtagttttttttcccctttttttaaacccttacctactgtcttggagtggctccaaggcagaagaatggtaagggtaggcaatgggggtcaagtgacttgcccagggtcacacagctgggaagtgtctgaggtcaaatttgaacctaggacctcccatctctaggcctggctctcaatccactgagctacccagctgcccccaaacaagTAGTTTTTAAAGGAAGGGAACCACTGGTTGCCCTGCAGTGTGATTCTAAGGAttattgttcttttccttctgtcctgCCATCCAATTCTAAGGACCAAGGCAATAATACTGGGACTAGGATGAACATGTAATACATCGTAGCAGAAGTTTTTTGTGGCTGTTAACCCAGAAATCAGAGGTTTTGCACAGAGGGATTGTAGTGCCACTCATGTGAAATGTACCAAATATACCTCACTGAAAGTATCAAGCTACATATACCTTTAGCTCAGAGCTCTTCCTTTGTGTAAGTTATACATATCCTCAATTATTATAAAGACTATGAATACCAGcagtcctaatttttttttttttaccagcagTCTTTTCGTCAGGGTACACAAAAAAAGACATTATTTGTCTTCTATTAGAAAAATTGTCTTTttgtgaataggcaattttcagataaagaaatcaaaactatcaataagcacttgaaaaagtgctctaaatcttttaaaattagagaaatgcaaatcaaatgcaaggtaccacctcatacctcggctaatatgacagcaaaggaaagtaataaatgttggaggggaggtggcaaaaaactggaaaatgaggggtgtccattgattggggaatggctaaacaaattgtggcatctgctgGTGATGAtcctattgtgctaaaaggaataatgacctagaggaattccatgcaagCTGGATTTGATGCAGATCGAAaagaccagaaccaggagaacattatacacagagactgatacactgtggcacaatggaatgtaatacacttttctactagcagaaatgcaatgatccaggacaattttgagggatttatgagaaagaacactatccacatttagagaaagaactgtgggagtagaaacatagaagaaaaataactgcttgatcacatggttcgatggggatatgattggggatgcagactctaaacgatcaccatagttcaaatattaataatatggaaataggtcttgatcaatgacatgtgtaaaacccagtggaactgctccttggctatgggagtagggtgggaggaggtgaaggaaagtacatgaatcacataaccatggaaaaaattccaaaattaataaacaaacaaataaataaataaatgaactttaaaaaaagaatctccaaaaaaaaagaaaagaaaaattgtctTTATTATACCGATATTGGGCAGCCACATAAGGCAGTAGAGTTCTGACTAGGTGTTCATCTAGTCTaagactttcattttacagataaggaaattgaggcccagagaggttaaatgacttgcccaatgtcacataagTAGTAATGGATTGATAAGGGTACTATGTCATCTAAAAGTaatgttgagggggcagctgggtagctcagtggagtgagagccaggcctagagacgggagggcctaggttcaaatctggcctcagacatctcccagctgtgtgaccctgggcaagtcacttgacccccatttccttgaaaaaaaaaataaataaaagtaatgatGACATCTCTGTCACCCTAAAGTAAATGTAAAGTAAATCTCTGGACTCCAGAGTCATTGCTTTTTTCACTATACTTGACAATAGAGAGGTGAGGGAATATGGTTGCAGAATGCTGCATGTACTATCAGATAGGGCCAATCTGTTAAATGgttttgcttaataatttttcttttttacaagagATGGTTCACTGAGAATAAGACATATTTTAAGCAATGGCCATAATGATCCATAAAGCTCTGAAAATGAAGTTCTAAATTACATAGAAACCTTGTTCCTATGTAGAATAAAAAGCcttagttctaattgttaggcaATTTTTCATGACATCAAGTATAAGTTTGCTTCTTTACAGTTTCTATTTATTGCTATTGGTTCTGCCCTTTGGGGACAAACAGGATAGGTCTAATAATCTTTCCATAGGATAGACCTTTAAATACTTGAACCCAGCTGTCATGTTCTCacagaatcttttcttttttaggttAAATATTCTTAGTTCCTTCATAAGAGAGAGATGTGAGATCCTTTACTATTCTCACTGTTTTCTATCTTATcaatattgtttctaaaatgTCGTACCAAAAGacagtatggtataatggaaagatcctggactctgaagtcagaagacctaggttcaattcACATCTCTGGTATTAATAGCTTGCCtcaccttaagcaagtcacttactctccttagatcttaatttccttatctgcaaatgaTGGAGGTTGGACTAGCTggcttctgaagttccttccagctctaaatctatgaatacAACACTACAGATGCAGTCTCACTAGGGCAAACTAGAGTGACTATTGTCTCCCTCTTCCTTGAAACTGGTTTTGTCTCATTGTAGCCCAATATCTTATTAGCTTTTTTGTCTGTCATAGCCCACTCCTGACTTTAAAACCTCTAGATCAGATTCAGACAAGATGATGCCTAACCTTGACTCCTTCATTTTGTATTTGGGGTGTTGGTTTTCTTTAATCCAAGTGTAAGCAATAGAGATTTTTTTGGTGGTGAGGAATTTGGGAGGAGTTATGAGTATGATTTTCTAAACCAACAGCAGCAGAATCAGATAGAAATTGGTTCCTGTTGGCTGCATTTTGATTGAAAAACACCAGTAATTAATATTAtgctatattgtatttttatttattttgttatacatttcccaattacattttaatttagtttatgCTTCATTCAGTTTTGCCTGCCAAATGGAGCCTGCTGCcctgagtttgacacctctagTAAGCTATTCTAGAGAATAATGTTACCATACAAGCATATAGTATGTGTCAAGTTATTAGATTCCTGCCAGTTTTTTTGGAAATCAAGGCCAGTGGCCTAGCACATAAATATGGATAGTTGAAGAGAGAAAGGACACCTTGATCCACTAAGGGAACCCACATCACAGAGACTGAGTTCAGTCCAGGGACATGGCTATTTTCCCCCTTATACTCTCTGGCTCATTATGCTACCACCACTGAGCTCTaagaaaactcatttaaaaattaggattgaggggcagctgggtagctcagtggattgagagccaggcctagagacaggagatcctaggttcaaatttgacctcagacacttcctagctgtgtgaccgtgggcaagtcacttgacccccatggcctacccttatcactcttctgccttggagctaatacacagtattgactccaagagggaagctaaggatttaaattaaaaaaaaaaataaaaattaggattGACTCATATGTCAGGGCTTCTTAAAATGAATTCATAGCCTCTTTAAAAAGGCACTTaaatttttagggggcagctgaatggcccagtggactgagagtcaggcctagagacagaaggtcctagttttaaatctgacctcagacacttcctagctgtgtgaccctgggcaagtcacttaaccccccattgcctagctcttaccactcttctgccttagaaccaatacacatcttaattctaagatggaagataaaggttaaaaaaaaacaccataataaAAAGGTACTTCATGTATAAATTAGATTAGCTATGAAACAGTTGTTAATTTCCTCCatacacaaaatatttaaaacacaaaAGATAAACAGTGatgaatattcaaatatttaaaatatggaacAGTAACCCAACATACTTTAAATTCTACTGGGGAGTTtgatatttaaaagatgaaaCAAAACTTCCAAGCTTTCTTCTAACCCTGGCAAGTATCTTCTTCCACCCAGCATTCCTCTCCCTTGCATTGCTTTTCAACTTCCACTTATGTGCTGTCTTCCTCACTCAGATTGTATTCCCTCGGGACAGGGACTATCTTGTTTATTTACTGAGTCAAACAGTTTCCAGGACTTTAGAACAGGCGTTTTCACCTTCATCTCAATTCTGCTCTGTCCAAGCAAAACCAGATCTTCTGGAAAGCTAGGGAATGTCTTGGACTTATCTTCTAGAAATGTAATTTTGTCTTCTAAGaagtgtcgacatggaatctagagtcctcaaacttgtagcttagtgaggtatgaggaaccccaagtttagaaatagtttgtagtttggagacccccaaagaTTGTGCtagttccctgttcccgtgggaatccaccctgaagggaatctcaggctagtagtggcagactgaataatggaccccagggtaaatgctaaataccctttttatCTTAGGTagtttccccattgtatcagagatcctgctcaggaagacacacctgggcagggtccatcctttagtatccattgtgtaagcagccccttcccctacaccctagcctctagctatgatccctttctctagcttgattgtatccagtcagtataatgtcaatcatctctcccagcccctggatcttcccaaggggtatataagttccccaatttcctttgaggccaagtagccctcatccccctttcccttgattaaagagtggttttatgactatttaatagtcccgcgtttttccaagttaacagaaGCTACTTCAATCTCAGGATCAGTTTTCAGTCACACAAATTGTAATTGCTGAGGCTGACTTTGAACATagatcttcttgaccccaggtccagcacttAGTGTTATCCTAGAccccttaccaaaaaaaaaaaaaatccaaaaattcaATTTATTCCTGAGACTTGTAGTTTCTATCCATACAAAATCTCTCATATTGgtctcctttttaaaatgcataaggCTACCCCTCTAGTATAATCTATTATCGATTCATACCTGGATTCTTGAGATATCCCTTCCCCAAATCTCTTTCCATTCCAATCCAACTCCCTATTGCactatcaaatataaaatcccacttggcatttaaagcccttcacaaccttaTCCCTTccacttttttctattttcttacaCTATACTGTTGCCTCCCATTCTAGGATCCAGTTCATCTCCATCTCTGGGCTTCTCCAGTAGTTGTCCCTCATGCCTAGGAAAGCTCTGCTTCCTCAAGTCAGCCTCTTGGCTTCTTAGTTTCTTTCAGGATTCAGTTCAATCTTACCTTttgcaggaagtctttcctggtccTCACCCTTCCTCAGGCAGATCCTGTTATTTgagattatcttcattttactctATTATCTAGTACATTTCTAGTTATTTACACATTGTTTCTCCCATGAGAAATTCCagttctttgagggaaggggctgttttttgcctctctttgtatcctcaatgctaAATCCATGCTGTCTCcgtagcaggcatttaataaataaatgcttgtgggtTGATTGGTTGCTGGCAAAAATTTTGGGGGGGAAACGGTCCTTGGGTTTTTGAAGCGCCTCTGAGTGCTTTATTATTTCAAACACTAGGTGGCAGTCACTaattggtttttttcttgaattatCTTTTTCAGTTTGAGTCTCAGGGAGCAGCAGTTTAGATCTTAGGGAGAACAAAGTCTTTTTCTGCTTAGCTGGGGTAGGAGAAAGAGGCCTTGGCCTGATGCGCCAGGGAGGTGGGATTCTGGGCTGACCAATTAGAACCTGCTACGGCCAGGGGTGGGTTGCGGTTTTGCAACTTCCTTGTACAGACTTCTAGTGTCCGTCATGCTGCCCCTAACCTTTTCTCTTTCTCGGCAAGTCCTCGTCGGAAAGAGGAAGATCTTAAGATTCTGGAACAAACCGACCGCCTTCATGTCTACTTTGCTGATAAATCAGCCCCAGTATTCCTGGTTGAAAGATCTTggactcaaagaagaaaatgaaggcgTGTATAATGGGGCTTGGGGTGGAAGAGGAGAGGTAAGTAGGCAGTTCACTCCTTAAGAGAGACAGCTGGAGGCCATAATGACTCTTCCCTGATTTACAAAATTTATTGCCGTTTTGGGCTGTGGTTGCACGAGTCATTGGAgtttttgtggttgttttatcggaaatttaaacccttaaattttaaattctctctctacctctcccccccctccccccaaccttggagtcaatactgtgtattggctcttgcccagggtcacacagctgggtagtgtttgaaaccaaatttgaacctaggacctcccatctctagtcctggctctcaatccaccgaaccacccagctgccccctacatttcAAGTTCTTAAATCTAGAGGAAGAATTGTGAATATTTATGTTAAGCTAGTGCAAACTCAAGTATTTGCAATGGGATCCATGTACAATAGTTCTACTTGGTAGGAAATATGAATCTAAGGCTGGGAAATACTCTAGAAAGAACACATTTTACTATAGGGAGTTTCTATgctttttcagaatttttaaaactttctgaACCCTAAGTGCTTTTTTGGTAAGACGGAGTGGGAGTTATTGCCTTGCTTCTTAAAGAGAGCAGCCCTAGAGTTATAAAACTtcatagaaatcaaaatcctGTTTTGCTGCTTAAAGACTggcatgatcttgggcaagttacagCTTCCCAAAgacagttttctcctctataaaatgatttggattAGATTATGCCTTCTGCATAATTAGGattaaatattaaaagagaaagtaagagtcAGGTTGAGAGCTTGTGTATTTTTAAAGTGAACTTAAAAACTAGGTACACTGACTGAAACCTTATCAGGAAGAAATCTTCCAAATAATCAGTGCTTTCAATAAAGAATGACTGTAATTCCAGCAGATGAATCTGGGAAAATTTACCTGATGCCAAAGAGTCCATCTGTTGGTCTATCTCAGAGTCTTGGATTtaatcttccccttctcctcatcCTTCccacttctaatttttttttctgataatataTTCTAACcagacagactttttttttaaaggttgttACAAGCTACTGTCCAGCTAACAATGAACCCATAGCAAGAGTCCGTCAGGTAAGTGTACTATTGAAGTTTATGCTGGTGTATGAATTCTTTTGGCTTATACAGAGCATGtagtaattaataattaaaaaatgttttaagcagAGAACGATAATCTTTAAAAATGTAGTATTTATTAACAACTAAAAGTGCTATCTTATATTGTATTGGCAAGAAATAAATGTAGACCAAGAGAATGCCAGGCATTCCAAAAATTTATACAAAGGATTCGTATTTGAATTAAACCCCAGAGAacataaaaattaggaaaatgattTATTATGTAACAAATATATTCAGAGAATATTCTAGCAATTTGGctggagctagatttgaactcattgcACAGGATATAATTAGTGAATTCCAGTTTAATGTTGAaaagaattcaataaaaatagaagaaattagagTATTATTTATCATAATTTCATTTACATTAAACAAACTGAGTAAGACAGACATACTTTAATAGGAGGGAAACACGTTTATTAAGCataggcattttacaaatattttctcatttgaacctcacaacaaccctgggaagtattatctctattttatagttgatgaGACTGAGGTCATTAAGTGATATTCCCTAGAGTCAGACATCTAGTACCTCTTCACATCAAGCCTTTATTATTCCAGTACCATACTAGTTGACTTCCCTAGCGCCTGTAGTCTATCCTCTACTCAACTATCAAAATggtgttgacatggaatctagagtccccaaacttgtggcttagtgagatctgatgaaccccaagttttagaaatagcttgtaggttggagaccccaagcttgtgcttgttccctgttcccgtgagaatccaccctgaagggaatctcagactagcagttgcagactgaataatggaccccagggtaaaagctaagtgactcttttgccttagaagcttctcccattgtaccacatcccccttCCAGGGATccaactcaggaccttcagcttacaagactgacATGCTACCAACTGCGCCAAAGtgtcacttagcttttaccctggggtccattattcagtctgcaactgctgttggatttaaaaatcagtctggcagtctactgaactatttctggcctggacaagctacccccaacccccaaggtttcccagcacagtcttccttatctccccctatcataaacctaaaactgaagctatcttatctggtgaatattaaccttcttgaggaaggTTTGtctgtttgcctgctttacaatatttgcctatttaatgtatatttgccaaatgcttccagacccctgatcCTGAAACCCTCcttccccagatgcttcctgaccacctgtccctgacactaccttgataattatgtatgtaccaacccccttccccaaacatttctatataaactcttggctgagaattccaaggggtcgttcaggcactcctctctgcctagcgaccctagctattattgctagtaaagaatgagcctcttcttgcatattgctttgtcagtgtgattcttcctccagccatgaacctgggttaggtattaaaatttgggtacaacactgctagtctgagattcccttcagggtggattctcacgggaacagggaacaagcacaagcttggggtctccaacctacaagctatttctaaaacttggggttcatcagatctcactaagccacaagtttggggactctagattccatgtcgacaatgGTTTTCCTAAAAAGCACAGATCTGGTATCTAGACTCAGTAACTCCAGTAGGGCTtttctatcacctccaggatcaaatataaaatcctctggtgtttaaagctcttcattacctggcaattctttttttcttgcctatgtactctgtgatccagtgaaaTTGGCTTCCTTACTGTTCCTTGAATAAGATTCTCCCATCTCCCAGCTCAGGAATTTTCATTGTCTGTcccccatccctggaatgctctttccttatctcttccacctagtttctctggcttcttttaggTTCCAGCTAAAGTTCTATTTTccacaggaaacctttcccaatttcctttaattttagcGCCcaccctctgttgattatttccagttagTCATGTATATAGATTGcttatacataattgtttgcaagtttttccctctatttcctcCATTTCCATGAGAATAGGAACtctctttttgcctttccttgccTTTGTATCTCTGGCTTAGCCCAATGCCTGAGACACATAGTTAAAATGTTTATTAGACAATAATCTCCCTTAAAGCAAGTACTTCCAACAAATctaaggaatataaagaaatgtggaatagtttttttaaagcagaaaaaaaagagaaaatggatcagAGTACATACTAACAACTACCTCATGAGGAAAAGTGAATGGACAAATAATTTTCAGGAAGTGACTGAAGTGTAATGAGATTTCATGttttgaaattcatttatttaattgtaAATAATGGCAAAGTAAGTTAAATAGGTAAATTTGATGTTTAAACTtataataaatcattaaaaagaaaaatgtgttctTTTGGCTATAATCTGATTATgtgaagctttccctgatttccttatCATTCTCCAGCTAGAAATGAACTTTctccttaaaatataaaatattctgtctGCTTTGTTTTTACCATATGAATCCATGCTTTTCATCTTGCTTATTTGTTGGAATTTTTTCTTAGTACTTAGTTATGTTCTATGAGTCATtcatgctttgttttattttggtcaaGATATGTGGGTTAAGACTAGGAATGGGAAAATGGAAGATACTTTATAAAGAAAACTAATCTCAGTCAATATATATCTTTGGGGTTTGTGAAATTCTTTTGGAGCAGATGGGGAATATTATTTCctaaaacattttagaaagatgAGAATAGAtgtattttatacacatataaatgtgcATGTAAATATGCATGTCTTTACATgcaagtatacatatataatgaacTTGAATATATGCATGTAAACATGCATgcacttatatatacatatatacaaatgtatggatgtatattcataaaatacatgtatattctCATCTTTCTAAGATAATTAAGGTtgtactatatatacacatatataaatacatttgtgTAGTCTGAGTGATTATCGGTaacttttccttttgcctttcttcctgcTTGTCCCCTTCCCCATTCATTCCTTCCACCAGGCCAACCTGATGGACTATGAAGAAACACTAAAGAAAGCGAAAGAAGCCTGGAAAATATGGGCAGATGTAAGTTCTACTCAATTAACAGAATTTAtttgcttttacttttctttttataatgttT encodes:
- the PHAX gene encoding phosphorylated adapter RNA export protein; translated protein: MALDVRGMEDGELSESDSDMTDTITNSDQPLQSPQPKIPDGNISFRPFQSSISVSPVSHYRTIKGVESSEESFSDSDDDSCLWKRKRQKCFNPLPKPEPFQFGQNNQKQHILGGKKINNIWGAVLQEQSQDAVANELCILGMEGNIDKSRQSETYNYLLAKKLMRESQQQTGKLDKELDEYMHDDKKPSPKEEENGPSHLKRKRPIKDRIGNRLEMNYKGRYEITEEDPEEKVADEISFRLQEPKKDLIARIVRIIGNKKAIELLMETAEVEQNGGLLIMNGSRRRTPGGVYLNLLKNTPSINEGQIKEIFYIENQKEYENKKAAKKRRVQVLGKKMKQAIKGLNLQEYDDASRETFASDTNEALASLDDSQEAHGETKLDSEEAFEIDHSVDLEVF